A DNA window from Chloroflexota bacterium contains the following coding sequences:
- a CDS encoding amidase gives MAGGLDRPAVDALCDLSAVEARRRIGTKELSPVELLEACIARIEAVNPAVNAVTATAFAAARVQAKAAEAAVLAGESLPLLHGLPVGVKDLNDTAGLLTTYGSPQYRDYVPAQDEAMVGRVRAAGALIFCKTNTPEFGAGANTRNPVWGATGNPFDPMRNAGGSSGGSAVALATGMMPLATGSDTGGSLRIPAAYSGVVGFRPSPGLVPTDRRAFGWSPLSIQGPMGRSVADVALLLGAQAAFDSDDPFSGPVDGPSYARLETVDLGSLRCAVTADLGFAPVDAAYRATFAGKVAGFGGLFRACDWATPDFGEADRCFEVIRAVQFLGQHQEAYQRDPSLLGPNVRANYEQGAAMSLADFAWAHMEETRIYRRVQRFFEEFDVLISPTVPISPFPWEQLYLAEVNGEPVRTYFHWLALTYGITLTGHPAISIPCGVDERGIPFGLQVVGPHKGDRFVLAVAAALEAALASRPGLGRPSPDLDRLQVETPALRATVTAPPTMGAGS, from the coding sequence ATGGCGGGCGGGCTGGACCGGCCGGCGGTGGACGCGCTGTGTGATCTGTCAGCGGTCGAGGCGCGCCGGCGCATCGGCACGAAGGAGCTTTCACCGGTCGAACTGTTGGAGGCGTGCATCGCCAGGATCGAGGCGGTCAATCCGGCCGTGAACGCGGTGACGGCGACGGCGTTCGCGGCGGCCCGGGTGCAGGCGAAGGCCGCCGAGGCCGCCGTGCTGGCGGGCGAGTCGTTGCCGCTGTTGCACGGGCTGCCGGTTGGGGTCAAAGACCTGAACGACACAGCCGGCCTGCTGACGACGTACGGCTCGCCGCAGTATCGGGACTACGTGCCGGCCCAGGACGAGGCGATGGTGGGCCGGGTCCGGGCGGCAGGCGCGCTGATCTTCTGCAAGACGAACACGCCGGAGTTCGGGGCCGGCGCGAACACGCGCAACCCGGTCTGGGGCGCGACGGGCAACCCGTTCGACCCGATGCGGAACGCTGGTGGATCGTCTGGCGGCTCGGCGGTGGCGCTGGCGACGGGCATGATGCCGCTGGCGACCGGCTCGGACACGGGCGGCTCGCTGCGGATCCCAGCGGCGTACTCGGGGGTGGTCGGGTTCCGGCCGTCGCCGGGGCTGGTCCCGACGGATAGGCGGGCGTTCGGCTGGTCGCCGCTCTCGATCCAGGGGCCGATGGGGCGGTCGGTGGCAGACGTGGCGTTGTTGCTGGGGGCGCAGGCCGCCTTTGACAGCGACGACCCGTTCTCGGGGCCGGTGGATGGGCCGTCGTATGCGCGGCTGGAGACGGTCGACCTGGGATCGTTGCGCTGCGCGGTGACGGCGGACCTGGGGTTCGCGCCGGTGGACGCCGCCTACCGTGCGACGTTTGCGGGGAAGGTGGCTGGCTTTGGCGGGCTGTTCCGCGCGTGCGACTGGGCGACGCCGGACTTTGGGGAGGCGGACCGTTGCTTTGAGGTGATCCGGGCGGTCCAATTCCTGGGGCAGCATCAGGAGGCGTACCAGCGTGATCCGAGCCTGCTCGGGCCGAACGTGCGGGCAAACTACGAGCAGGGCGCGGCGATGTCGCTGGCGGATTTTGCCTGGGCACACATGGAGGAGACGCGAATCTACCGGCGGGTGCAGCGCTTCTTCGAGGAGTTCGACGTGCTGATCTCGCCAACGGTGCCGATCTCGCCGTTCCCCTGGGAGCAGCTCTACCTGGCGGAGGTGAACGGCGAGCCGGTGCGGACCTACTTCCACTGGCTGGCGCTGACGTACGGGATCACGCTGACGGGGCACCCGGCGATCTCGATCCCGTGCGGGGTGGACGAGCGGGGCATACCGTTCGGGCTGCAGGTGGTGGGGCCGCACAAGGGCGACCGCTTCGTGCTGGCGGTCGCGGCAGCGCTGGAGGCGGCGCTGGCAAGCCGGCCTGGACTGGGGCGGCCATCGCCGGACCTGGACAGGCTGCAGGTGGAGACGCCGGCGTTGCGGGCGACCGTGACCGCGCCGCCGACGATG
- a CDS encoding sigma-70 family RNA polymerase sigma factor, with the protein MTAALAADLDSSFETLVCAYQDRLYAFGLRLTGSTRDAEEIAQDALVRAYRALRRYPAERIAALRLRAWLFQVTVNVARNRARTRRPAEVPLVTEDGTMDVLADHAADEADQPEQQAERRAAEDQLAEIVASLPERYRAAVVLRHVQGLSYGEIAAALGQPSGTVKSNVHRGVAYLRAALDASAAADLADLAPGGRR; encoded by the coding sequence TTGACAGCGGCGCTTGCGGCAGACCTCGACAGCAGCTTCGAGACACTCGTGTGCGCATACCAGGACCGGCTGTACGCCTTCGGGCTGCGGCTGACCGGCAGCACGCGCGACGCGGAAGAGATCGCGCAGGACGCCCTGGTGCGAGCGTATCGCGCCCTTCGACGCTACCCGGCGGAGCGTATCGCAGCGCTCCGGCTGCGAGCGTGGCTCTTTCAGGTCACGGTCAACGTGGCCCGCAACCGCGCACGGACACGCCGCCCGGCCGAGGTGCCGCTGGTCACAGAGGATGGAACGATGGACGTGTTGGCAGATCACGCAGCGGACGAGGCTGACCAACCGGAGCAGCAGGCCGAGCGTCGAGCGGCAGAGGATCAGTTGGCAGAGATCGTGGCCTCGCTCCCCGAGCGGTACCGGGCAGCCGTGGTGCTGCGCCACGTTCAGGGCCTCAGCTACGGCGAGATCGCGGCGGCGCTGGGCCAGCCGTCCGGCACGGTCAAGTCAAACGTCCATCGTGGGGTGGCCTACTTGCGGGCCGCGCTCGACGCGAGCGCAGCCGCCGATCTTGCCGACCTGGCACCTGGGGGTCGCCGATGA
- a CDS encoding glycosyltransferase family 2 protein, with amino-acid sequence MNDLRPPLSVVIVTFRSRATLGAALDALIRAAPLGAELVVVENGGDDDVDEVVRAVWPTATVISSQDNVGFAVGVNAGLGLVTGDAVLLLNPDAIVEPGAIKTLLAALDALPDAGIVAPRLLDAEGQPVLSAYPFLSPLTVAWRHLQLIRLFPDAVLGRYRRATLDPDARSPVSVDWAQGACLVIRRAVLDEVGRLDPDFFLYAEEVDLAKRAARAGWKTYLVPTACVRHAEGSSSGQVVPLKLASHYLSKAVYFQKHHGKATQDAVRAILLLDLALRALYRAVGVLAGAPKDARQRLTAYLTTARLLLGTPPRHLPLAWRRLAAPVDGGAAAEAVRAQFPHPPKR; translated from the coding sequence ATGAACGACCTCAGGCCGCCCCTCTCCGTCGTCATCGTCACGTTCAGGAGCCGGGCTACCCTCGGCGCTGCCCTCGATGCGCTGATCCGCGCCGCGCCGCTCGGCGCCGAGCTGGTGGTGGTCGAGAACGGCGGCGACGACGACGTTGACGAGGTGGTGCGGGCGGTCTGGCCGACGGCCACCGTCATCAGCAGCCAGGACAACGTCGGTTTTGCCGTCGGGGTCAACGCCGGGCTGGGGCTGGTCACGGGTGACGCCGTGCTGCTGCTCAACCCGGATGCCATCGTCGAGCCGGGCGCTATCAAGACGCTCCTCGCGGCGTTGGACGCGCTCCCGGATGCCGGGATCGTCGCGCCGCGCCTGCTCGACGCCGAGGGCCAGCCAGTCCTCTCCGCCTACCCGTTCCTCTCGCCGCTGACCGTGGCGTGGCGGCACCTACAGTTGATCCGCCTCTTCCCGGACGCCGTCCTCGGTCGGTATCGGCGGGCCACCCTCGATCCCGATGCGCGCTCGCCGGTCAGCGTTGACTGGGCGCAGGGCGCCTGTCTGGTCATCCGCCGCGCGGTGCTGGACGAGGTGGGCCGTCTGGACCCGGACTTCTTCCTCTACGCGGAAGAGGTTGACCTCGCGAAGCGGGCGGCGCGGGCCGGCTGGAAAACGTACCTCGTTCCGACCGCGTGCGTGCGCCACGCCGAAGGCAGCAGCAGCGGTCAGGTGGTGCCGCTCAAACTGGCCTCGCACTACCTGTCAAAAGCCGTCTACTTTCAGAAGCACCATGGCAAGGCCACGCAGGACGCCGTGCGCGCCATCCTGCTGCTCGATCTGGCGCTCCGCGCGCTGTACCGTGCCGTCGGCGTGCTGGCCGGCGCCCCGAAGGACGCCCGGCAGCGGCTGACCGCCTACCTGACCACGGCGCGCCTGCTGCTGGGCACGCCGCCGCGCCACCTGCCGCTGGCCTGGCGACGGCTGGCTGCCCCAGTGGATGGCGGCGCGGCAGCAGAGGCGGTCCGGGCGCAGTTCCCCCACCCGCCGAAGAGGTAG
- a CDS encoding GIY-YIG nuclease family protein translates to MAADRSASPADLWRTPLPGTYALLIQLDAPALLMVGRLGAHTLAAGWYVYTGSALGGLGGRISRHARQTKRLHWHVDHLLAAGRLIAVAARLGPERVECQVAALVASWPGARRPIARFGASDCRCPAHLAHFTQRPSLELGPGWQLLVPPV, encoded by the coding sequence GTGGCCGCAGACCGTTCAGCCTCGCCCGCCGATCTCTGGCGCACCCCCCTGCCGGGCACCTACGCCTTGCTGATCCAGCTCGACGCGCCAGCCCTGCTCATGGTGGGCCGGCTCGGCGCGCACACGCTGGCGGCCGGCTGGTACGTCTATACGGGCAGTGCGCTCGGGGGACTGGGGGGGCGCATCAGCCGACACGCCCGCCAGACGAAGCGGCTGCACTGGCACGTCGATCACCTCCTCGCGGCCGGGCGGCTCATCGCAGTGGCCGCGCGCCTCGGCCCCGAGCGTGTCGAGTGCCAGGTGGCCGCGCTGGTGGCCTCCTGGCCCGGGGCCAGGAGGCCCATCGCGCGCTTCGGCGCGTCCGACTGCCGCTGCCCCGCCCATCTCGCACACTTCACCCAACGGCCGTCACTCGAACTTGGGCCAGGCTGGCAGCTCCTCGTGCCGCCAGTTTGA
- a CDS encoding MGMT family protein, with product MNAYLERARDLAAARELHARLRALGQTTAPGSLLGGVLGDVGLDERYLSLETPIGRVFVAYSGQRISGVVPAADGEVFERTYRARTGRTARRAEAMPAELLAAIRRQLNGEPADLDLDLRALSEFERAVLLKALEIPRGEVRSYGWIAREIGRPGAVRAVGSALNKNPVPLLIPCHRVVRSDGALGEYAFGAALKRAILASEGLDLERVDRLAEAGVRYVADATDRSFCLPTCSWVRERPLDTLVPIRTLAAALAAGYTPCSDCRPAALVG from the coding sequence ATGAACGCCTATCTGGAGCGTGCGAGGGATCTGGCGGCAGCGCGGGAGCTTCATGCGCGGCTGCGGGCCCTGGGACAGACCACTGCGCCCGGATCGTTGCTGGGCGGCGTCCTCGGGGACGTTGGCCTTGACGAGCGGTACCTGTCGCTCGAGACGCCCATCGGGCGCGTCTTCGTGGCCTACAGCGGCCAGCGAATCAGCGGCGTCGTGCCGGCTGCCGATGGCGAGGTCTTCGAGCGGACCTACCGCGCGCGGACGGGGCGCACGGCGCGGCGCGCGGAGGCGATGCCCGCAGAGTTGCTGGCAGCGATCCGCCGGCAGTTGAACGGCGAGCCAGCGGACCTCGACCTTGACCTGCGCGCGCTCTCCGAGTTCGAGCGGGCGGTGCTGCTGAAGGCGTTGGAGATCCCACGCGGGGAGGTCCGCTCGTATGGATGGATTGCGCGGGAGATCGGGCGGCCGGGCGCAGTGCGGGCGGTCGGCTCGGCCCTGAACAAGAATCCGGTCCCGTTGCTGATCCCCTGCCACCGCGTGGTCCGCAGCGACGGCGCGCTCGGAGAGTATGCGTTCGGCGCAGCGCTGAAACGGGCGATCCTGGCCTCGGAGGGGCTGGATCTCGAGCGCGTCGACCGGCTGGCGGAGGCGGGCGTTCGCTACGTCGCGGACGCGACGGACCGCTCATTCTGCCTGCCAACCTGCTCCTGGGTCCGCGAGCGCCCACTGGACACGCTGGTCCCGATTCGCACGCTGGCGGCGGCGCTCGCGGCGGGTTACACGCCATGCTCGGACTGCCGGCCGGCGGCGCTCGTCGGCTGA
- a CDS encoding PAS domain-containing protein has translation MLGVVVAVAAMVVGEHGVVGWLPVLLYVIAAAMLASLPVRLPGGGVSLLPAILLPVWLSCGLLVATLVAVAALSVATVVLRPPLLAGALSMAAAVAGVIVGDLAAWGVASVGMRPEIIPETFLLGAVFALASWIGEQAIIRAASRGGLADEVRTLAGASMIANLLLVFPGTILSDVLAARGVGLFIVLLVVLVVALSLIALYLTAETERRGAAGERERLESIVSQVPDGIFAVRPDLTLDWVNETAARLTGWDAEAASGQPAAEVVQVRGADDRPVDHRTAFQEAASSGKAVHRAGKLQARDGETRSVVISYTTLGETLDGFEVGVAAVREIADDDSRDAQIADLGHELRSPLTAILGYTGLMLGAAPGSLDAERQAEFLARIAASGDYMLRLVNNLLDLRRMESGAEQLQPTPLPIDRILQLVVAMGRPRATEKGIDVALDAPESLPSILSDELLVRRIVDNLLSNAVKYTPSGGSVRVTARAVGDAVEIAVADTGIGLTEDEQQRLFQRFFRSSRPEARQERGTGLGLALVRESLRRLGGEIRVSSTVGVGTTFTVTIPPLARTASRATS, from the coding sequence GTGCTAGGTGTCGTCGTCGCTGTGGCCGCCATGGTCGTCGGCGAGCACGGCGTCGTCGGCTGGCTGCCGGTCCTGCTCTACGTCATCGCAGCGGCCATGCTGGCGAGCCTCCCGGTGCGCCTGCCCGGCGGCGGCGTCTCGCTGCTCCCGGCCATCCTGCTGCCCGTCTGGCTGAGCTGCGGGCTGCTCGTGGCCACGCTCGTCGCCGTCGCGGCGCTCAGCGTCGCGACCGTCGTGCTTCGCCCGCCGCTGCTGGCCGGCGCCCTCAGCATGGCCGCTGCCGTGGCCGGGGTGATCGTCGGAGACCTGGCAGCGTGGGGAGTCGCCAGCGTGGGCATGCGCCCCGAAATCATCCCTGAGACGTTCCTGCTGGGCGCCGTCTTCGCCCTGGCGTCGTGGATCGGCGAGCAGGCGATCATCCGCGCGGCCAGCCGTGGCGGGCTGGCCGACGAAGTGCGGACGCTCGCCGGCGCCAGCATGATCGCCAATCTGCTGCTGGTCTTCCCCGGCACGATCCTGTCGGATGTCCTCGCGGCGCGGGGTGTCGGCCTCTTCATCGTGCTGCTGGTGGTGCTCGTCGTCGCGCTCAGCCTGATCGCCCTCTACCTGACCGCTGAGACCGAGCGGCGCGGCGCGGCCGGGGAGCGCGAGCGGCTGGAGTCGATCGTGTCGCAGGTGCCGGACGGCATCTTCGCCGTGCGTCCCGACCTGACCCTGGACTGGGTCAACGAGACGGCCGCCCGCCTGACCGGCTGGGACGCCGAGGCCGCGTCCGGGCAGCCCGCCGCCGAGGTGGTCCAGGTGCGTGGGGCTGATGACCGACCGGTCGATCATCGGACGGCGTTCCAGGAGGCCGCGTCATCCGGGAAGGCGGTCCACCGCGCCGGCAAGCTCCAGGCGCGTGATGGCGAGACACGGTCTGTCGTCATCAGCTACACCACACTGGGCGAGACGCTCGACGGCTTCGAGGTCGGCGTGGCCGCCGTCCGCGAGATCGCCGACGACGACTCGCGCGACGCCCAGATCGCCGATCTCGGCCACGAGCTGCGCTCCCCGCTCACGGCGATCCTCGGCTACACCGGGCTGATGCTCGGCGCCGCGCCCGGCTCGCTGGACGCCGAGCGGCAGGCCGAGTTCCTGGCGCGCATCGCCGCCTCCGGCGACTATATGCTGCGCCTCGTCAACAACCTGCTCGATCTGCGCCGGATGGAGTCTGGCGCGGAGCAGCTCCAGCCGACGCCCCTGCCCATCGACCGCATCCTACAGCTGGTGGTGGCGATGGGCCGTCCCCGTGCGACGGAGAAGGGGATCGACGTCGCGCTGGACGCCCCCGAGAGCCTGCCGTCGATCCTCTCCGACGAGCTGCTGGTGCGGCGCATCGTGGACAACCTGCTCTCGAACGCCGTCAAGTACACGCCGTCTGGCGGCTCCGTGCGGGTGACGGCGCGGGCCGTCGGCGACGCTGTCGAGATCGCGGTGGCGGATACCGGCATCGGGCTGACCGAGGATGAGCAGCAGCGGTTGTTCCAGCGGTTCTTCCGCTCGTCGCGTCCGGAAGCCCGCCAGGAGCGTGGCACCGGCCTGGGCCTGGCGCTGGTCCGCGAGTCGCTGAGGCGGCTCGGCGGCGAGATCCGGGTGAGCAGCACCGTCGGCGTCGGGACGACGTTCACCGTGACGATCCCGCCGCTGGCCCGGACGGCGAGCCGCGCGACATCCTGA
- a CDS encoding response regulator, translating to MSLWPMPQRRRHDPAPVGAPEQHQQAPSRMPPQANEGFLQAVESILVQTLDVMSAGSAAIFRRVPGGDQLVALGIATGDHIDTDPQVACRLGDGLAGRAAAERRVVWTGNALDDRLAGDYWAEHDEAFGDGRRAAMAAPLIVRGELFGALQVGYGVMKTFRANELSEIGKLASFVATSLENARLHEIAARGARQLRLMHDIAAQLTVSEHPSEIARQVVTAARDLVSARVGRLWILAPDSRQFVLGAGVGADAPAPGMLLDGHADRTVVLDAGIALDASPVTLSSPPIAGWRPGAVGGAAAWLRGARCVPLTRNAQIDGILVLDGVSLAWDVDDTDVLGALAAQASVALANARLYAQQAAVAAENARLHAEALELGRLKSELLANVSHEIRTPMNGVIGMANLLLNSSLTDEQRDTAETIQASAEALLALVNDLLDFSKIEAGRMTLDIAELCPRTVIEEAAALLAEPAASRDLDLTVYVDPDVPCLARADGSRIRQVLVNLIGNAIKFTDRGEVRVVAQCADAGQRVGPAGPGGREPDAVETRPADLLRVTVSDTGIGISEEGQARLFQAFSQLDSSSSRHHGGTGLGLAISRQLVELMGGGIGVDSAPGRGSTFWFTVQLGCVAEAPAPPAPPSCLRDRRLLMVTGRPASRDVLTALATEAGALPVVVADLDAAVEQLAQVRRPEQRISLVLAEHALLTAAAPGVVNLLASLLDYHGVRLVWLGRRRDADSISGFPTTALAGWLGRPIRRQEFYAVCEAALGRPDGERVGRPAAPPSPRRDVPSDANGRSILVVEDNVVNQKVLVRMLQHRGYAVELVATGHAAVEAVASQTFDAVLMDCQMPGMDGYEATMLIREGEQRRVRGAQRQAAPLPIIAVTAGATPRDRERCLAAGMDDYLSKPIDVSVLDAMLQRWVRAADSSQAG from the coding sequence GTGAGTCTCTGGCCGATGCCGCAACGACGACGGCACGATCCCGCGCCGGTCGGTGCGCCAGAGCAGCATCAGCAGGCCCCGTCACGCATGCCCCCGCAGGCCAACGAGGGGTTTCTGCAGGCTGTCGAATCGATCCTCGTCCAGACGCTCGACGTCATGTCGGCCGGCAGCGCCGCCATCTTCCGCCGCGTGCCGGGGGGCGACCAGCTTGTCGCACTCGGCATCGCCACCGGCGACCACATCGACACCGATCCCCAGGTTGCCTGCCGGCTTGGCGACGGGCTGGCCGGCCGGGCAGCGGCTGAGCGGCGCGTGGTCTGGACGGGTAACGCGCTGGACGACCGTCTCGCGGGCGACTACTGGGCCGAGCATGACGAGGCGTTCGGGGATGGGCGGCGCGCCGCGATGGCTGCGCCGCTGATCGTGCGGGGCGAGCTGTTCGGTGCGTTGCAGGTTGGCTACGGCGTCATGAAGACGTTCCGCGCCAACGAGCTGTCGGAGATCGGCAAGCTGGCGAGCTTCGTGGCGACCTCTCTGGAGAACGCGCGCCTCCACGAGATCGCGGCGCGTGGTGCACGCCAGCTTCGGTTGATGCACGATATCGCCGCCCAGTTGACCGTTTCCGAGCACCCGTCCGAGATCGCCCGGCAGGTGGTCACGGCCGCGCGCGATCTGGTCTCCGCACGGGTCGGCCGGCTCTGGATCCTGGCGCCCGACTCGCGGCAGTTCGTCCTGGGGGCGGGCGTCGGAGCCGATGCGCCCGCGCCCGGCATGCTGCTCGATGGGCATGCGGACCGGACCGTCGTTCTCGACGCCGGCATCGCTCTGGACGCCTCGCCGGTTACGCTCAGCTCGCCCCCGATCGCCGGATGGCGGCCGGGCGCTGTCGGCGGCGCGGCGGCCTGGCTGCGCGGCGCTCGCTGTGTCCCGCTGACGCGCAACGCCCAGATCGACGGCATCCTCGTGCTGGACGGCGTCTCACTGGCCTGGGACGTCGACGATACCGACGTGCTGGGGGCGCTGGCCGCGCAGGCATCGGTCGCGCTGGCCAACGCCCGCCTCTACGCGCAGCAGGCCGCTGTCGCCGCCGAGAACGCGCGCCTGCACGCCGAGGCCCTGGAGCTGGGGCGACTCAAGTCTGAGCTGCTGGCGAACGTCAGCCACGAGATCCGGACGCCGATGAACGGCGTGATCGGCATGGCGAACCTGCTGCTCAACAGCTCGCTCACCGACGAGCAGCGCGACACCGCCGAGACGATCCAGGCCAGTGCTGAAGCGCTGCTCGCCCTGGTCAACGATCTGCTGGACTTCTCGAAGATCGAAGCCGGCCGGATGACGCTGGACATCGCCGAGCTGTGCCCACGGACCGTCATCGAGGAGGCCGCCGCCCTGCTGGCCGAGCCGGCCGCCTCGCGCGATCTCGACCTGACGGTGTACGTCGATCCCGATGTGCCGTGCCTCGCCCGGGCGGACGGCTCGCGGATACGCCAGGTGCTCGTGAACCTGATCGGCAACGCCATCAAGTTCACGGACCGGGGCGAGGTCCGCGTCGTGGCCCAGTGTGCGGACGCCGGCCAGCGCGTCGGGCCGGCCGGGCCGGGCGGGCGCGAGCCCGACGCCGTCGAGACCCGGCCGGCCGACCTGCTGCGAGTCACGGTGTCCGACACCGGCATCGGGATCTCGGAGGAGGGGCAGGCGCGCCTCTTCCAGGCGTTCTCCCAGCTGGATAGCTCGTCGAGCCGCCACCATGGGGGCACTGGCCTCGGGCTGGCGATCAGCCGGCAGCTGGTCGAGCTGATGGGCGGCGGGATCGGCGTGGACAGCGCGCCCGGGCGTGGGAGCACCTTCTGGTTTACCGTGCAACTGGGGTGCGTCGCCGAGGCGCCAGCCCCGCCTGCGCCGCCCAGCTGCCTCCGGGATCGGCGGCTGCTTATGGTGACCGGGCGCCCTGCCAGCCGCGACGTGCTGACGGCCCTGGCGACGGAGGCCGGGGCGCTCCCCGTCGTCGTTGCTGACCTGGATGCCGCCGTCGAGCAGCTGGCCCAGGTGCGCCGACCAGAGCAGCGCATCTCGCTGGTGCTGGCCGAGCATGCGCTGCTGACCGCTGCTGCGCCTGGGGTCGTCAACCTGCTGGCGTCACTGCTTGACTATCACGGTGTGCGGCTGGTCTGGCTGGGGCGGCGGCGCGACGCCGACAGCATCAGCGGCTTCCCCACAACCGCGCTCGCGGGCTGGCTCGGCCGGCCGATCCGCCGCCAGGAGTTCTACGCCGTCTGCGAGGCCGCGCTCGGCAGGCCGGACGGTGAGCGCGTAGGCCGGCCTGCCGCTCCGCCCAGCCCGCGCCGCGACGTCCCCTCCGATGCAAACGGGCGCTCGATCCTGGTGGTCGAGGACAACGTCGTCAACCAGAAGGTGCTCGTGCGGATGTTGCAGCACCGTGGGTACGCGGTGGAGCTCGTCGCGACCGGCCACGCGGCGGTCGAGGCCGTCGCCAGCCAGACCTTCGACGCCGTGCTCATGGACTGCCAGATGCCCGGTATGGACGGCTACGAAGCGACCATGCTGATCCGCGAGGGCGAGCAGCGGCGCGTGCGTGGCGCGCAGCGGCAGGCAGCGCCGCTGCCGATCATCGCCGTGACAGCCGGCGCGACGCCGCGAGACCGCGAGCGCTGTCTGGCGGCCGGCATGGACGACTATCTCTCCAAGCCCATCGACGTGTCTGTGCTGGACGCCATGCTGCAGCGCTGGGTGCGCGCCGCGGACAGCTCCCAGGCCGGGTGA